From the Candidatus Angelobacter sp. genome, the window CCCAGCGCCCAAAAAATGCGCGCGGTGAACGGTTCCGAGCTTGTTTCGCCAAACTTCACCTTCATCCGCAGGCCGCCGCATCGAACCTCGAAACCCGGGTTCGTGCCGTAACTCGTCTTCGGCGCGTCGTAAATGCAAAGCGGGTCCTCGAATCTTGGAAGCTCGTTTCGACCGAATCCGTGATAAACGTCCCGGTCGCTGATTGACGGCGGACGCGACCAGAACGTCGAGGATACCGGATCTTCCTTGCCGGGATCACCTTCGTCATTCGAGCGGGCGTCGAGGTTGGTCGCGCGTCTGTGTCCCTGCCCGATGGAGTAACGCCAGCGTTCCAGCGCCGCGAACGGGAACTCGATGAAGTCCAGGTTTGCCGGCACCGGGAGACGGTGATTGTTGTTGATGGCGGAAGTAATTTCCTCCATTGCATGAATGAGCCTCTCGCGCGACGCAACGTCGCGTGTTTCGAGGACGGCACGGGCCAGGCGCCGGATTTCCTTCAATCCGTGCAAATCATGACGCGTGAACCGGCCGTCGGGTTCGTTGAAATACCGGCTCAACTCATCGCGGGTCATTTCCGCTGGCGGTTTCATCGTGACCATCTCTTCACGATGCTGCCTCCGTTCTTTTCCCTCCTGTTCCGCGCGGTCGATCAACTCATCCATCGCGCCGATGGTTTGGATCAATCCGTCGTCCGACCGGACGTCGAACTTCATCCGTTTCGGCGCCGGGGGCGAAGGCAACGACAGCTCGCGTCCGTTCCCGACACCCAAGCCGGACACGGCCGTTGAGAAAAGAAGCGCAAGCCCCGCGCACCGGTTGATTCCGGCGAGAAACCTTCCCGGTGGCCGGTATCGGATCTGGAAAAAACCTGGCATCACTCGCCAAAACTGATTCCCAAAGCCCTCGCCGTTTGCACAAGGTCGCCGTCGAGCGGCACGGTGCGCAGGCGGCCAATGGCGTCGGTGATTTTTACGGCAACGGTGTCGGGCGGCCGCAACGCGACCATGTAGCCGTACTGTCGGTCCGCGACGAGTTGGACGGCCCGTGCCCCGAATCGCGTGCACAACAGGCGGTCGAAGGTCGTTGGCCCGCCGCCGCGTTGCAGGTGGCCGAGAACACAGACGCGCGTTTCCTTGCCGGTCCGCTTCTCGATTTCCGCCGCGACCGCCGCGCCGATCCCGCCGAGCCGGGTTTCGCGATTGTCCTGCTCGCCGCCGTTGGTCACGAATCCCTTGCCCTGTTCGTGTGCGCCCTCGGCCACGACAACGAGCGTGAATTTTTTGCCCTGTTGCTCGCGCTCGATGACCTTGGCGCAGACGCGCTCGTAGCGAAACGGAATCTCGGGGATCAAAATCACGTCGCCGCCGCCCGCGATGCCCGCATGCGCCGCGATCCATCCGGTGTAGCGGCCCATCACTTCCAGCACCATGACGCGATTGTGACTCTCTGCGGTGGTCCGGAGCCGGTCCAGGGCGTCGGTCGCGCACGCGACGGCCGAGTCGAATCCGAACGTCATCACGGTCGCTTCGAGATCGTTGTCGATCGTCTTGGGAACGCCCACCAGCGGCAGGCCGTGCTCGAAGAGTTGTTGCGCGATGGTGAGCGACCCGTCGCCCCCGACGCAGACCAGTGCGCGCAAACCCGCCTGATCAAAATTACGTTTCGCTTGTTGAAGGATTTCAGCGGGAACCTTTCTGACGTCACCGTGACCGGTCTTCGCGACGAACCGCCCCTTGTTCGTTGTGCCCAGAATGGTGCCGCCGAGAAGCAGCAGGCCGTCCATCTCGTGATAGTTGAGGGCGCGGTAACGCAGGTCCAGCAGTCCCTCATAGCCGTCGAGGAATCCTATGGTTTCCCAGCCACGCTTGGCGGCGGCCTTGACCACGGCGCGGATGACCGCGTTCAACCCGGGACAATCACCGCCGCCCGTGAGAATGCCGATGCGCTCGCTCATGCCGGGCGAATCGTAACCGACCATCCACAATCGGCAATCTGTATCGGGATGCCTACGAGTCAATCATTCACGAGACTTGGTTTTGCACGCACCGCGCGCCTTTAGAAAAGCGAACATCTCTCAACTTCACTAACCTTTCGTGTTGCTTGAAATCCAAATGCCGGGAGCCCACTGAAAGCGGTAACTGTCGGGTTTTTTCGCAGGTGTGT encodes:
- a CDS encoding ATP-dependent 6-phosphofructokinase, giving the protein MSERIGILTGGGDCPGLNAVIRAVVKAAAKRGWETIGFLDGYEGLLDLRYRALNYHEMDGLLLLGGTILGTTNKGRFVAKTGHGDVRKVPAEILQQAKRNFDQAGLRALVCVGGDGSLTIAQQLFEHGLPLVGVPKTIDNDLEATVMTFGFDSAVACATDALDRLRTTAESHNRVMVLEVMGRYTGWIAAHAGIAGGGDVILIPEIPFRYERVCAKVIEREQQGKKFTLVVVAEGAHEQGKGFVTNGGEQDNRETRLGGIGAAVAAEIEKRTGKETRVCVLGHLQRGGGPTTFDRLLCTRFGARAVQLVADRQYGYMVALRPPDTVAVKITDAIGRLRTVPLDGDLVQTARALGISFGE